One Heptranchias perlo isolate sHepPer1 unplaced genomic scaffold, sHepPer1.hap1 HAP1_SCAFFOLD_59, whole genome shotgun sequence genomic window, ccagACTTTGAAGTTGTTGCTCATCGTGTCATAGAGGgtgcaacacaggaggaggccattcggcccaccgtgcctgcgctggctctttgaaagggcgatcccatttccctctcagctctttccccacaacccttatctgggccatgtagtcgtggtaatgtgtaaatatatacatatttatatacaagttgttgttgtagtagttgctgtgatatataaatacaagttgttatgtctataaggattgtctctcaatctttacatttacctcctttggaaactgggctttgtttctctctaaatgaatgttgctgagagattgtccctgtaactgagtgagggatcttactgtctatttgtttttttattaagttctttgcttcagctgttttaaatgacatgaatttatttgaacactttggctaattggaaaaagtcACAAACTgtgagttgaccacaaactacaggctttttatccactgctaattaaaacaagagaaaagagcaaagggaaagttcgttcacctttttgttccctgttccaggaacagaagagaaaacgaactcggggtagtttggaccctgcagcaaacattgaccaggacagagagtcagaccggcaccttttagggggaatgagtgagtgggaaagcaggagagaaaacctgGAAACTTGCAttggagaaagagtgaaacaacatgcgctcttcagtctgtcccgagtgtgtgtgtctctctctctcccaacattccTCTCTTCTCTTTAGAGTCTCAgatttgtaactggggattttatcaatggtgtttgctgagagattgcctgtggaacggaatgaatgtgagtgagtgtgagtgtgagggaactCTGGGCTCTCGCTGTGCTTTTTTcatctcttgctttgtttttaatccattccttatttctctctctctagtgcattatttttgtgcaaatgccgtaacatgaagatgtcgaaagagaaattttgggaggaggaggaggaatccttggagaagaagctttctctccagaggggactgaccgaggccttcaccacaggctgcacccaatggggctcacgtgagttgtgtctgggttactgtgggatcactgggagcacaatgtggtcactgtgcgatctctgtggggtattgagggatcacttggtcactgtgatcagtgggtcactgtgggatcattgggtcactgtggtgtcactgggtcactgtgggatcattgggtcactgtggtgtcactgggtcattgtgggatcattgtgggacactgtgggatcactgggatcactgtaGGTTCACAGTCAGATCATTGGGTCACCGTGGGATGACTGTGTTTTTGAGGAATCACTGTGGGACAcagcgggatcactgggacaccatGGAATCACTGGGGCTCAATGGTAtcactgggtcattgtgggatactgtgggatcactgggaaactgtgcgatcactgggttattgtgcgatcactgggacattgtgggatcattgggtcgcTGCGAGTTCTCTGTGGAGCATTGAGAGTTCACTGAGATCATTGTGTCattgtggcctcctcctgttcctgtgtaaaagtGTTGAGGTGCTGAAAGGTCTTCTCATGTTCCTGCTtaaccggctcgaggggctgaatggactcgacTTTCCAGTGCatttggctcgaggggctgaatggccttcggttccggtataacaggctcgaggggctgaatggcctcctgttgcgAGCGAACAAGCTGAGTGGCTGATTGGGCTCAGCCTGCTCCAGTGTAACAGGcccaaggtgctgaatggcctctccctgttcttatgcgacaggctcgaggggctaaatggcctcctcctgatccaacataacaggctcgagaggttgAATGGGCCTCGCCGTTCCACAGTCTAATAttcgcgaggggctgaatggcctcctcctattccgatctaacaggcttgaggggctaaatggcctcctcctgttcctacgcgacatgctcgaggggctgaatggcctcctcctgctcctatgcgacagggtcgaggggctgaatggcctcctccaattcctgtgtgactggctcgaggggctgaagggtctcctgctgttcctgtgaaacagccttgaggggatgaatggcctcctcctgttcatttgtAACAGCcttaaggggccgaatggcctccccattttcctatgtaacaggcttgagggactgtttggcctcctgttcctgtgtaacatccttgagaggcagaatggcctcctccaagtAACTGTGTTAaagccttgaggggctcaatgtcctcctcctgatcctacatgaTAGGCACGTGCGGCTGAACGGCCTtgtccttttgaagtgcaattggctcgaggggctgaatggccttcagttcatgtataacaggctcgaggggctgaatggcctcctcctgttcctgtgtaacagaccctATGGGCTGAATGCTCttcacctgttcctgtgtaacagtttTGTGGggttgagtggcctcctcctattccagtgtaacaggctcgaggggctgaatggtctcctcctgtccctgtgcaacaggctcgaggggctgaatggcctcctcctgttcctgtgtaaaagcATTGAGGGGCTCAATGACCTCCTCTTGATCCTACATAACAGaccccaggggctgaatggcctccacctcttcctatgtaacaggcttgaggggctgaatggtatcTTCCTATTCCTATGCAACAGTTTTGAGAGGTTGAGTGGCCCCCtcctcctgtgtaacagccttgagggtttaaatggcctccgcctgttcctatgtaataggcttgagggactgattggcctcatcttcctgtgtaacagcctggaGAGGCAGAATGGTCTCCTCCGGTACCTGTGATAAAGCCTTggggggctcaatggcctcctcctgatcctacatgataggcttgaggggctgaatggccgtcaTTTCCTGTATAAcgtgctcgagggactgaatggccttcatttcctgtataacaggctcgaggggcttaatggcctctccctgttccgatctaacaggcttaaggggctgattggcctcatcCTGCTGCTGTGCAACAGGccctaggggctgaatggtctcctcaaGTTCCTATGTGactggctcgagggactgaatgaccccctcctgttcctgtgtaacaggctcgaggggctgaatgccctcctcctgttcctatgtaacaggcttgaggtgctgaatggcctcctcctgttccaatgtaaaaGGTTtcaagggctgattggcctactcttcctgcataacagccttgaggggctgaatggcctcctcctgtttgtaCTTAACAgggtcgagaggctgaatgggcctcgtcattttccagtgtaataggctcgacgggctgaatggccttcagttcctgtatagcaggcttgacgggctgtatggcctcctcctgttccgatcttacaggcttgaggggctgtatggcctcctcctgttcccgtgaaacagctttgaggggctgaatggcctcctcctgttcctgtgtaacagatttgaggggctgatcggcctcctcctcttcctgtgtaacaggccttcggggctgaatggcctcctcctgtacctacgtgacaggctcgaggggctgaatggcctcctcctgttcctatgtaacaggccctagagtctgaatggcctccaccagttcctgtgtaacaggctcgtggggctgaacggcctcctcctgttccgatgtaccAGCctagatgggttgaatggcctcctcctgttcctatataacaggcttgaggggctgaatggcctcctcctgttcctacataactggttcgaggagctgaatggcgtcgtcctgctcctgtgtaactgccttgaggggttgaatggcctcctcttgttgcagTGTAACACGCactaggggctaaatggtctccaACTGTTCCTAAGTATTAgcgttgaggggctgaatggcctcctgctgttcctgtgtaacagccttgaggggctcaattgcctcctcctgatcctacataacaggctcaaggggctgaatggcctcgtccttttccagtgtaaaaggctcgaggggctgaatggccttcagttcctgtataacaggcacgaggggctaaatgaccttctcctgttcctgtgtaacaggccctTGGGGCTAAATGTCCTaatccttttcctgtgtaacagactcgagaggctgaatggcctcctcctgttcctgtctaacagccacgaggggctgaatggcctcctccttttcctgtgtaacaggctcgagaggctgaatggcctcctcctgttcctgtgtgacagccacgaggggctgaatggcctcctcctgttcctgtgtaacagccacgaggggctgaatggcctcctcctgttaaaATGAAACAGGCTTGAGTGGCTTATTGGCTTTCTGTTCCTGCGTAACAGCCTCGATGGGCTAATGgcatcctcctgtacctgtgtaatAGGCtctaagggctgaatggccttcttttccTGTGTAACTAGTTCGAgggttgaatgacctcctcctgttccgatgccaATGCCTCGAGGGGATTAATGGCCGGCTTCTgctcataagtacataagaaattgcAGCAGCAGtaggccctcaagcctgctccgacattcaatatgttcatggctgatcttcaatctcaactccactttcccgcccaatccccatatcccttgattcccctcgagtgcaAAAATcgttcgatctcagccttgaatatagtcaatgactcagcattcacagcccaattgcgtagagaattccaaatattctcgaccctctgagtgaagaaattctacctcatctcagccctaaattgccgactccttatcctgagactatgcccccttgttctagactatccagccctgtcaagccccctcagaatcttatatgtttcaatgagatcacctctcattcttctaaactccagagagtataggcccattctaatcaatcactcctcataggacataagatcataagacataggagcaggtgtaggccatccgacccctcgagcctgctccgccattcaactgaattccactgatcttctacctccaacgccattttcctgcattatccccaaatcccttgttgcctttaatatcgagaaatctatcgatctctgttttgaatggacaaccctctcataccaGGAATTGATTTagttaaccttcgttgcactgcctccaaggcaattacatccttcctgagataagggGACCTAATCTGTGCATAGTACTCCAGGGGagttctcaccaatgccctggacAATTGCAGAAATACTTCTttagtcttgtactccaaccgtcttgcagtaaaggccaacattgcatttgccttcctaattgcttgctttgcTTGTATGCCAACTTTCTGTATTTCATGTacgagctttagtctgtatcgaacccgtgcggtaactgccctgggagtgtttaacaggacagtgtagagggacctttagtctgtatcgaacccgtgctgtaactgccctgtgtgtgtttaacaggacagtgtagagggagctttagtctgtatcgaacccgtgctgtaactgccctgggtgtgtttaacaggacagtgtagagggagctttactctgtatctaacctgtgctgtaactgccctgggagtgtttgacaggacagtgtcgagggagctttactctgcatctaacccatgttgtAGGAATAGTTTATAGTGCCCCTAACAGTTGttgtagtgttggacagagtataaatcaggaaattagagcagCATGcaataagggtaatgcaataatcgtggggggtctttaatcttcatatagactgggcaaaccaaattggcaaaagtagtttggaggacgagttcatggaatacattcgagacagttttctctaACAATTTGTCGAGGAACCGACAAGGGAactggttattttagatctaatatcgTGTAATGATAGTGTTTACTGGTTAATTGAAATGCTCAGTCGTcgaacatattcaaggctgagatagatagatttttggccactgagggaatcaagggatatggggatccggcgggaaagtggagcggaGGCAGAagttcagccctgatcttattgaatgggaaacaggctcgagggaccgtatgacctactcctgcccctattacttatgttcttatgcacctgcccaggaagtgtttgatgggacaatgtaaagggagctttactctgcatctaacccatgctgtatctgccctgggtgtgtttgatgggacaatgtggagggagctttggtctgtatctaacccgtgctgtatccgcccttggagtgtttgacgggacagttgtattgggagcttttctctgtatctaacccacgttgcacctgcgctgggagtgtttgatgggacagtccaGAGGAAACTTTATTCTGAATCTCACACGcactgtacctgcgctgggagtgtttgatgggacagtacagagggaactttattctgtatctcacacgcactgtacctgccctgggagtgtttgatgggacagtgcagagggagctttattctgtatctcacacgtactgtacctgccttgatgggatggtgtggagagaGATTTACTCTGCATCATACCCGTgctgtgggattagtttataATGCTCCTCACAGTCGTTGTAGGAtttgacagagtataaatcaggaaattcgaggggcatgtaacaaaggcaatgcagTAATCGTGAGGGAATTAAATCTTCATATCGAATGGGCAAATCAAATtttcaaaagtagtttggaggacgatttcatggaatacattcgagatAGTTCTTTAGAACAATATTTGGAGGAACcgactagggaacaggttattttagatctaatattgtgtaatgtcagtgttaattagtaatcttagagttaaggatcctctgggacacagtgatcataatatgataggatttcatattgagtttgagagtgatgtagttatatCCGAAACGAGGGTCTCAAATTTAATCAAACCCAATTACGTTGTaacgaggggcaagttggctaaggtagattgggaaattagattaaaagatatgacagtagataatcaATGGCCaacatttcaagaaataattcataattcccaatgaatatacattcccttgaggaataacaaCTAGATGGAAAAAAATATTCAACCttggctaactggagaagttCAGTTTAAAGAAGAGACatgcaatgttgccaaaaagagtagttagcctgaggattgggagagttttagaaatcagcaaagtatgaccaagaaattgataaaagggAGAACATTGTATATGCAAGTAAAcgtgcaagaaatataaaaacagattgtaagagctcctacaagtatggaaaaaggaagagattagcgaaggtaaacgttggtcccttagaggctgacacgggagaaattataatggggaataatttcaaaatttgcagatcacacaaagCTTGCAAGtatagtaaagagtgaggaggatagtaatagacttcaagaggacatagacaggctgatgaaatgggcggacacatggaacatgaaatttaacgcagagaagtgaaacatcttggcaggaagaatgaggagaggcaatgtaaactaaatggcacaattctaaagggggtgcaggaacagagagacctggggttgtatgtacacaaatctttgaaggttgcaggactggttgagaaaccggtttaaaattatagaggcatagagtataaaaacaaggaggttgttTACATAGGAACACGAGGAGGCTGTTCAGCCTCTGGAACCTGTTACGCAGTAAcagcaggagaccattcagcccctcaagcccatgacacaggaacaggagtagccattcagcccctcaaacctgttacacaggaacaggaggaggccgttcaacccctcgagcctgttacacaggaacaggaggaggccattcagtccatcgagccgTTTACACAGAACAGgaagaggcctttcagcccctcgagcctgttatacaggaagaggagaaggccattcagcgacTGTAATATGTTttgtagaaacaggaggaggccatcaaGACCATCGGTCCTGTAACACaggaacagaaaaaggccattcagtgcgtcgagcctgttacactgtaACAGCAGGGGAACATTCAATCTATTGAACCTTTAACtcaagaacaggagcaggccattcagcccctggagtctgttacataggaacaggaggaggccattcagcccctggagtctgttacataggaacaggaggaggacattcagcccctggagtcttttacacaggagcaggaagaggacattcagcccctggagtctgttacacaggaacagtaggaggccattcagcccctggagtctgttacataggaacaggaggaggccgttcagcccgtgAAGCccgtgacataggaacaggaggaggtcattcagcccctcgagcctgatacaTAGGAAAgtaaggagatcattcggcccctcgagtctgttatacaggaacaggaggaggcaagTCAGCCCCAGGAAAGTTTTactttggaacaggaggaggccattcagccccacctgCCTGACACATCGTAACAGTTGGAGGCCATTCCTCCCCTCGAACCTGTTgcacagaaacaggaggaggccattctgcccctggagcctgttacgtaggaacaggaggaggcaattcagcccctcgaggaaatgattttaaataagacgaggtcattcaacccctcgagcgtgttacacatcagaagcagacttcaggaggacatagacagattgttgaaatgggcagacacaagacagatgcaattttacacggataagtgtgaagtgatgcactttgggtggaacaacatggagagacaggataatctaaatggtattttgagggaggtggaagaacagagggacctgggggcgcatattcacaaatctttgaaggtgacaggacaagttggtaATGCGGTTTAGAAAGCGCCTGAGATAATTGGCTTTgcaaatagggacattgaatacaaaaacaaggaagccatgctaaacctttacaaatcactggttcggccccagctagagtattgtgtacaattctgggcacatctgcgggcacacgtgtttgcgtcggcacatctgcaggcacacgtgtttgcgtccgcacatctgcatgcacatgtgtttgcgtccgcacatctgcgggcacaggTGTTTGTGTCCGCACATCTGCAGGTACacttgtttgcgtccgcacatctgcgggcacacgtgtttgcgtccgcacatctgctggcacacgtgtatgcgtccgcacatctgcgggcacgcgtgtttgcgtccgcacatctgtgaGCACACGTGtctgcgtccgcacatctgcaggcacacgtgtttgcgtccgcacatctgcacgcacacgtgtttgcgtccgcacatctgcaggcacacgtgtttgcgtccgcacatctgcacgcacacgtgtttgcgttcgcacatctgcgggcacacattCTTGCATCCGCACATCTGTAGGCACAAGTTTTTGCGACCGCAGAGCTGCACGCAAACGTGTTTGCATCCTCACATCTGCGAGCAAACGTGTTTGCGTCTgcacatctgctggcacacgtgtttgcgtccgcacatctgcgggcacatgtGTTTGCGTCCgaacatctgcgggcacacgtatttgcgtccgcacatctgaacacacacgtgtttgcgtctgcACGTCTGCGGgtacacgtgtttgcgtccgcacatctgcgggcacatgtgtttgcgtcggcacatctgattgcacacgtgtttgcgtccgcacatctgcgggcacacgtgttttcgTCCACACATCGGcacgcacacgtgtttgcgtccgcacatctgtggGCACACGTGTTTGTGTCCGCACAACTGCTGgtacacgtgtttgcgtccgcacatatgcgggcacacgtgtttgcgtccgcacatctgcgggtaaacgtgtttgcgtccgcacatctgcgggcacccgtgtttgcgtcggcacatctgcgggcacatgtgtttgcgtccgcacatctgattGCACACGTGTCTGCGTCCGcaaatctgcgggcacacgtgtttgcgtccgcacatctgcggttaaatatgtttgcgtccgcacatctgcgggcacccgtgtttgcgtcggcacatctgcgggcacccgtgttggcgtccgcacatctgcgggcacacgtgtttgcgtccgcacatctgcgggcacacgttttTGCGTCCGCACGTCTGCAGGCACACGTTTTTGCGTCGgcagatctgcacgcacacgtgtttgcgtcctcacttctgcgggcacacgtctttgcgtccgcacatctgcgggcacacgtgtttccgTCAGCACACCTGCGGGCAGACGtgattgcgtccgcacatctgcgggcacacgtgtttgcgtccggacatctgcgggcacacttgTTGGCATCCTCACATCTgtacacacgtgtttgcgtccgcacatctgcactcACACTtgtttgcgtccgcagatctgcacgcacaTATGCTTGCATCCGTATATCTGCAGGCACACGTTTTTGCGTCCGCAGACCTGCACGCACACGTGTTCGCGTTCGCACATCTGCagtcacacgtgtttgcgtccgcagatctgcacgcacacgtgcttgcatccgcacatctgcgggcccaCGTGTATGCAtccgcacatctgctggcacacgtgttttcgtccgcacatctgcgggcacatgagtttgcgtccgcacatctgcgggcacacgtgtttgcgtccgcacatctgaacgcacacgtgtttgcgtctgcACGTCTGCGGgtacacgtgtttgcgtccgcacatctgcgggcacatgtgtttgcgtcggcacatctgattgcacacgtgtttgcgtccgcacatctgtggGCACACGTGTTTtcgtccgcacatctgcacgcacacgtatttgcgtccgcacatctgcgggcacacgtgtttgtgtCCGCACAACTGCTGGTAcatgtgtttgcgtccgcacaacTGCTGGTAcatgtgtttgcgtccgcacatttgcgggcacacgtgtttgcgtccgcacatctgcgggcacacgtgtttgcgtccgcacatctgctagcacacgtgtttgcgtccgcacatctgcgggcacacgtgtttgcgtccgcacatctgccgGCACACGTGTTAGCGTccccacatctgcgggcacacattATTGCGTCCGCAcagctgcgggcacacgtgtttgcgacCTCacttctgcgggcacacgtgtttgcgtcggcACAACTGTGGGCACACGtgattgcgtccgcacatctgcgggcacacgtgtttgcgtccgcacatccgcgggcacacgtgtttgcgtccgcacgtccgcaggcacacgtgtttgcgtccgcagatctgcacgcacacgtgtttgcgtcctcacatctgcgggctcacgtgtttgcgtccgcacatctgcaggcacacgtgttCGCGGTCGCACATCTGCAGTcaaacgtgtttgcgtccgcagatctgcacgcacacgtgCTTGCGTCCGCACTTCTGCGGGCCCACGTGTATGCAtccgcacatctgctggcacacgtgtttgcgtccgcacatctgcgggcacacgtgtttgcgtctgcacatctgcgggcacacgtgtttgcatcCGCATATCTGAACGCACaggtgtttgcgtccgcacatctgcgggcacacctgtttgcgtccgcacatctgcgggcacatgtgtttgcgtccgcacatctgcgggcacacgtgtttgcgtccgcacatctgcgggtaaacgtgtttgcgtccgcacatctgcaggcacccgtgtttgcgtcggcacatctgcgggcacatgtgtttgcgtccgcacatctgattgcacacgtgtttgcgtccgcacatctgcgggcacacgtgtttgcgtccgcacatctgcgggtaaacgtgtttgcgtccgcacatct contains:
- the LOC137316342 gene encoding uncharacterized protein, with the protein product MCGRKHVCPQMCGRKHVCPQMCGRKHMYQQLCGRKHMYQQLCGHKHVCPQMCGRKYVCVQMCGRKHVCPQMCGRKHVCNQMCRRKHMCPQMCGRKHVYPQTCRRKHVCVQMCGRKHVCPQMCGRKLMCPQMCGRKHVCQQMCGCIHVGPQMCGCKHVCVQICGRKHV